The DNA region CAGGAACAGCCGGGAGCATAATGACGCGAACGTCCTGACGCTCGGCGCCGGCCAGGTCAACGTCGAGCAGGCCCGCGGCATCGTGGACGTGTTTCTCAGGACGCTCTGCACAGCCAAGCGTCACCGGAATCGTGTTGAGATGATTGGCGCCATCGAGCGTAAAGCCCTCATGGCGGGGGCAACAGGAGGCCACGTGGATTTGTCGTCGGACGATATCCAGCGCATCGCGGAACGGGTGCGGCAGTTGATCGCACAGGATCAGCCCGCCAGGGACGCCGGCCCCGCAATCGCGCCCGACGCGCTGGCCAGGATGATCGATCACACGTTGCTCAAGCCCGAGGCCACGAAGGCGGATGTCGAGAGACTGTGCGACGAGGCCAGGCGATTCGGTTTCTACTCGGTCTGCGTCAACCCGACCTACGTACGGCAGGCGAAAGCCCTGCTGCGCGGCACCCAGGTGAAGGTGTGCTGCGTGGTGGGCTTCCCGCTGGGCGCGCAGCCGCCGGAGAGCAAGGCGCTCGAGGCGCGTCGCGCGATTCGAGAGGGCGCCGGCGAAATCGACATGGTGATCAACATCGGGGCGCTCAAGAGCCGGGATGAGGGACTGGTGCTGCGTGACATCCGCGCCGTCGTCGAGTCCTGCAAGGACGGGCGCGCGCTCAGCAAGGTGATCTTCGAGACGGCGCTGCTGACAGACGACGAGAAGATCCGCGCGTGTGAGTTGAGCATGAAGGCCGGGGCCGACTACGTGAAGACCTCCACCGGCTTCTCGAGCGGTGGTGCGACGGCCGAGGACGTCCGCCTGATGGCACAGACGGTCGCGCCGAAGAAGCTCGGCGTAAAGGCCGCGGGTGGCATCCGCACGTACGACGACGCGGTGAAGATGATTACGGCTGGCGCGACACGAATCGGAGCGAGCGCCAGCGTCAAGATTGTCGAAGAGGCGCAGGCGCGCGCGGCGCGCAAGGGGTAACCCGATGGCCGAACTTCGCTGCTACGTGTTTCTCGACAGCCTGCAGCCGCAGTATGCCTCGTTCCTGGGCACCGTCGCGCAGGGCTTCCTGCCCACGCCCGGCGAGGCGTCGCTGTTCGTGGAGATTGCGCCGGGCATGGACATCATGCGGGTGACCGACGTGGCGCTGAAGGCGACCGACGTCAAGCCCGGGATGCTGATCATCGAGCGGCTGTACGGCATGCTCGAACTGCATTCGACATCGCAGGCCGACGTCCGGGCCGCCGGGCGCGCCATTCTCGAGATGCTGGGGTTGAAGGAAGAGGATCGAACCAAGCCGGAGATCTTCTCCAGCCAGGTGATTCGCAACATTTCGCCGTACCACACGCAACTCATCAACCGCACGAGACATGGCGACATGATCACCCCTGGTCAGTCGCTGTACGTGATGGAGGTGGCACCGGCCGGGTACGCCGCGCTGGCGGCCAACGAAGCGGAAAAGGCCGCGGCGATCAACATCCTCGAAGTGCGGGCGTTTGGCAGCTTCGGACGCGTTTACCTGGGCGGCGAAGAACGCGATATCGACGTCGCGTACCGCGCCGCGGAGAAGGCCATCGAGAGCGTGAGTGGGAGAGGCGGGCAGGAAGCGAGTGGCAAGAAGTAAGAAGTAAGAAGCAAGAAGGCAAGCGTAGGGGCGTGATTTATTACGCCCTGGCGAAAGACAGGCAGTGGCAGGTAACCCGGATCGGGGATCGCGGATCCCGGATCCCGATTTCGTGGAGCACAGCAATGACAGAGGCCCTTGGCATGATCGAGTGCCGGTCGTTCCCGGCGGTGGTGGAAGCGGCCGACGCAGCGGTGAAGGCTGCGAAGGTGGAACTGGTCTCCTACGAGAAGACCGGCGGCGGGTACGTCTCCGTCATCGTGCGCGGCGACGTGGCGGCGGTCAAGGCCGCCGTTGACGCCGGGCAGGTTGCTGCCGGCCGCGTGGGCGAGGTGGTGACGGTCCATGTGATCGCTCGGCCCCACGTCAACGTGGATGTCGTGATGCCGCTCGGACGCGCCGACCAGGCCAAAGAGTAGGTTTTCGGCGCGGACCCAACATGAGGAATTGGGGTCGTGTCCCGACCCCGCTTCCTCCCCATCAGAGGTTGAGGCCGACATGCAACTGTGCAAGGTCGTAGGCACCGTCGTCGCGACGCGCAAAGAGCAGACACTCGAAGGCCTGAAGATGCTGCTCGTTCGCCAGGTCGACACCGAAGGCCAGGAGACGGGCGGATTCCTGGTGGCGGCCGATGCGGTCGGCGCTGGCCCGGGCGAGTACGTCCTGGTCGCTTCGGGCAGTTCCGCGCGCCAGACCCAGGCGACCAACAATCGGCCTGTCGATGCGGTCGTCATGGCCATCGTCGACACCTGGGACATCGGCCGCGAGACGAAGTACAAGAAGTAGTGAAAGATGCCGCGTGACGCCATGACACGACTGAGCGACCAGGACATCGAGACGATCGCGCAGACGATCGCCGCGGGTCTTTCGCCTTCGCTCGCTTCGCGAGCTACGGCGGAACAAGTCTCGCCTTCGCTCGCTGAGCGAACTGCGGCGAGACTTGGCATCTTTGCGACCGTCGACGAGGCCGCGCGCGCCGCACGAGCGGCGCAGCTCCTGTTTGCCGCGCTGCCGCTGGCGACGCGGGCCGCCATCATCGCCGCTATCCGCGAGACGATGAGGGCGAATGCCGGATTCCTGGCGCGATCCGCTCATGAGGAGACCGGCCTCGGGCGGTACGAGGACAAGATCGTCAAGAACCGCCTGGTGACCGAGCGCACACCAGGGATCGAAGATCTCGCGGCGGGCGCCGTCACCGGCGATCACGGCCTGACGCTGGTGGAGCCGGCGCCATTCGGCGTGATCGGCGCCATCACGCCCTCCACCAATCCCACCTCCACGATCATCTGCAACGCGATTGGCATGCTGGCCGCCGGCAACAGCGTCGTGTTCTCGGTGCACCCGCTGGCCAAGCGGTGCTCGATCGAGACGGTGGCGCTTCTGAACGAGGCCATCACGCGGGGGGGCGGGCCGCCCAATGTGGTTACCTGCCTGTCGAATCCCTCGATCGAAACGGCCCAGGAGATGATGCGTCACCCCCTGATCCGGCTGCTGGTCGTCACCGGCGGCGGGGCCGTGGTGAAAGCCGCGATGGCGAGCGGCAAGCGGGCCATCTGCGCGGGTCCGGGCAACCCGCCGGTTGTGGTGGATGAGACCGCGCACCTCGAGAAGGCCGGGCGCGACATCGTGCTCGGCGCGTCGACCGACAACAACATCATCTGTGTCGACGAGAAGGAAGTGTTGGTCGTCGACCGCGTCGCCGATGCGCTTATCACCCAGATGCAGGCCGCCGGCGCGGTCGTCATCGAGCGCAGCCGCCTTGCGGCGCTCGAGAACCTCATTTTCGAGAAGAATCCTGGGCCGCGCGGTCACGGATCGATGAATCACGATCTGATCGGCAGGAACGCCTCCGTGATTCTGTCGCGCCTCGGGATGAACGTCCCCGAGTCCACCCGGCTCGGCATTGTCGAGGTGGGCGAAGACCACCCGCTGCTCTGGAGCGAGCAGATGATGCCAATCCTGCCGGTGTGCCGGGTGCCGGACGCCGATCGCGCGATCACGATGGCGATCGACATGGAAGGCGGAAACCGGCATACCGCGGTGATGCACTCGACGCATCTCGACCGTCTGAGCCGCATGGCCAGGGCGTGCGACTGCAGCATCTTCGTCAAGAACGGCCGATCGCAGGCGGGCCTTGGCCTCGATGGCGAAGGGTACTGCTCGTTCACCATTGCGAGTCCGACCGGCGAAGGGCTCACCGGGCCGCGATCGTTCTCGCGATCGCGCCGGTGCGTGCTGGTCGATCACTTCAGGATCACGTGATGAAGAAACACCCAGCGATTGCCATTGTCGAGTTCAGCGACATCCCAACCGGGATGTTCGCGACCGATGCGATGTTGAAAGTCGCGCCGATTGCCTTCATCAAGTGCGGAACCGTCAGCCACGGCCGGTACTTGACGCTGGTGGGCGGCACGACCGCGTCGGTGGAGGAGTCGCTTCGAGAAGGACTGTTCCACGGCGGGCCGAGCGTGATCGATCACCTGCTGCTCGCCGACATCCACCCGCGGGTCTACGAAGCCATGCTGGGGTGGAAGAAGCCGGGCGCCACCGGAGCGCTGGCGATCATCGAAACCGACACCGTGGCCACCAACGTCCGCGCGGCCGAAGCCGCGCTCAAGGGCACGCCGGTCGACCTGCTCGAGATCCGGCTGGCCGATACCGGACTCTCCGGGAAGGGCATCAGCATCTACCAGGGCTCGCTGCCGGACATCGAAGCGGCCATCGACCTGGCAGCCAGGTATCTGGGCGAGGCCGGAAGCCAGTTGCGCCACCGCATCATTTCGTCGCCGCACGAGGCGCTGGTCAGGCAGATCGAGACCAGCACCTGGTTCGGATCGCAGACGAAGCTGGATCTCGAAGGCGAGACGGCGTCGTAGAGAAGAAGCAGCGCGTAGGGGCGGGCGCCTGTGCCCGCCCGAAAAGCGTAGGGGCACGGCATGCCGTGCCCGGACGGAGTCAGGCTGGAGACGACATGCTCCTAGGGCGAGTGATTGGCACGGTGGTGTCGTCGGTTACATACGACGGGCTCGCCGGCGTGCCGATGCTTATTGTCCAGCCGCTCGACAAGCGAGGCGCGCCGAAGGGCGCGCCGGTGGTCGCTGCCGACGCGACGCGCATGGCGGGGCCTGACGAGATGGTCTATTACGAGGGCGGCCGCGAGGCGGCGCTGGCGCTCGATCCCTGGTTCGTCCCTGTTGACCATGCGATTGTGGGCATCGTGGATTCCCTGCACGTGATGCCCGGGAGCGCGACATGATCCTCGGCCGCGTCATCGGCGACATTACCTCGACCATCAATCATCCGTTCTACGACGGCAAGAAGATCCTCCTGGTCGAGCGCACCGATCCGGCCGGTGCCGCGTTGCCGGATTGCCTGATCGCCATCGACACGGTTGGCGCCGGCCCAGGCGAACGCGTGCTGGTGCTCGACGAAGGCAACGGTGCCCGCCAGGTGGTCGTCTCCAAAGACGCCCCCATCCGTTCTGTCATCGTCGGCATCATCGACGCCGTCGAACGCAACTGAGACAGTCCAACGGACGCGTGAGCGGGGAGGGGGGCGTCGCTCAGGTGACCGGGTGCTTCGCGAAGCGTCCAGCCACCCCCCGCCGCCCCGCCCGCAGTACAATCACGGGATGACGACCGAGGGCCCAGTCGATTTTATCCGCGCCATCGTCGCCGACGATCTGGCGGCCGGGCGGAACAACAGTCGCGTCCGAACCCGCTTCCCCCCCGAACCCAACGGCTATCTGCACATCGGCCACGCCAAGTCGATCTGTCTGAATTTCGGCGTGGCGCAGGAATTCGGCGGCGCCTGCAATCTGCGTTTTGACGATACAAATCCGGCCAAGGAAGACGTCGAGTACGTCGACGCAATCAAGCAGGACGTGCGGTGGCTCGGCTTCGACTGGGAGGATCGCGAGTACTACGCGTCCGACCACTTCGAGCAGCTCTACCAGTGGGCGGTCGAACTGATCGGCAAGGGGCTGGCCTACGTCGACTATCTCACACCAGACGAAGTCCGGGAGCATCGTGGCACCCTGACCGAGCCCGGGCGCGAGTCTCCACATCGCAACCGACCGATTGCCGAGAATCTGGAGCTGTTTCGCCGCATGCGGGCCGGGGAATTTGCGGACGGGGTCTACACGCTGCGTGCGAAGATCGACATGGCCTCGCCCAACATCAATTTGCGCGATCCCGCGCTTTACAGGATCCGGCGCGCCACGCACCACCGCACCGGCGACGACTGGTGCATCTACCCGATGTACGACTTCGCGCACGCGTTGTCGGATGCCATCGAAGGGATCACCCACTCGCTCTGCACGCTGGAGTTCGAGGATCATCGCCCGCTCTACGACTGGTGCATCGCGAACTGCAGCGTGCCGAGCCGGCCTCGCCAGATCGAGTTCGCGAGACTCAATCTCACCTATACCGTGATGAGC from Acidobacteriota bacterium includes:
- the deoC gene encoding deoxyribose-phosphate aldolase, with translation MIDHTLLKPEATKADVERLCDEARRFGFYSVCVNPTYVRQAKALLRGTQVKVCCVVGFPLGAQPPESKALEARRAIREGAGEIDMVINIGALKSRDEGLVLRDIRAVVESCKDGRALSKVIFETALLTDDEKIRACELSMKAGADYVKTSTGFSSGGATAEDVRLMAQTVAPKKLGVKAAGGIRTYDDAVKMITAGATRIGASASVKIVEEAQARAARKG
- a CDS encoding EutN/CcmL family microcompartment protein, with product MLLGRVIGTVVSSVTYDGLAGVPMLIVQPLDKRGAPKGAPVVAADATRMAGPDEMVYYEGGREAALALDPWFVPVDHAIVGIVDSLHVMPGSAT
- a CDS encoding EutN/CcmL family microcompartment protein, coding for MILGRVIGDITSTINHPFYDGKKILLVERTDPAGAALPDCLIAIDTVGAGPGERVLVLDEGNGARQVVVSKDAPIRSVIVGIIDAVERN
- a CDS encoding BMC domain-containing protein: MKKHPAIAIVEFSDIPTGMFATDAMLKVAPIAFIKCGTVSHGRYLTLVGGTTASVEESLREGLFHGGPSVIDHLLLADIHPRVYEAMLGWKKPGATGALAIIETDTVATNVRAAEAALKGTPVDLLEIRLADTGLSGKGISIYQGSLPDIEAAIDLAARYLGEAGSQLRHRIISSPHEALVRQIETSTWFGSQTKLDLEGETAS
- a CDS encoding BMC domain-containing protein translates to MTEALGMIECRSFPAVVEAADAAVKAAKVELVSYEKTGGGYVSVIVRGDVAAVKAAVDAGQVAAGRVGEVVTVHVIARPHVNVDVVMPLGRADQAKE
- a CDS encoding EutN/CcmL family microcompartment protein, with translation MQLCKVVGTVVATRKEQTLEGLKMLLVRQVDTEGQETGGFLVAADAVGAGPGEYVLVASGSSARQTQATNNRPVDAVVMAIVDTWDIGRETKYKK
- a CDS encoding aldehyde dehydrogenase EutE: MPRDAMTRLSDQDIETIAQTIAAGLSPSLASRATAEQVSPSLAERTAARLGIFATVDEAARAARAAQLLFAALPLATRAAIIAAIRETMRANAGFLARSAHEETGLGRYEDKIVKNRLVTERTPGIEDLAAGAVTGDHGLTLVEPAPFGVIGAITPSTNPTSTIICNAIGMLAAGNSVVFSVHPLAKRCSIETVALLNEAITRGGGPPNVVTCLSNPSIETAQEMMRHPLIRLLVVTGGGAVVKAAMASGKRAICAGPGNPPVVVDETAHLEKAGRDIVLGASTDNNIICVDEKEVLVVDRVADALITQMQAAGAVVIERSRLAALENLIFEKNPGPRGHGSMNHDLIGRNASVILSRLGMNVPESTRLGIVEVGEDHPLLWSEQMMPILPVCRVPDADRAITMAIDMEGGNRHTAVMHSTHLDRLSRMARACDCSIFVKNGRSQAGLGLDGEGYCSFTIASPTGEGLTGPRSFSRSRRCVLVDHFRIT